From the genome of Pseudomonas helvetica:
ATAACTAATGGGGGGTTGAATTTTTGTAGGCAAAAAAACCGTTTTGGCTTCTTAAATATAACGTGGATCTCATATATTATTAATGGTTTGTCCTTTAGATTTGCTATCGATAGGGATGTGATTCTAAGAGGGCTGTTTGAAGAGGCGCCTATAGTGGCAAAATATACCGCTTTGTTACCCCACTTTTTGGATGCCGCCATTAAACCGATTGCGACACCAAGAATTGCGGCAAGGTTGCGAAGGTCATTTAAGTCTATAAGATATTTTAAAGGGGAGAAGTCAAGTGATTCTATTACGGTTAGGAAGGGTTGAAGGGAGTCCATATTTAATCCGTGCTTGTTGTCTACGATGCTCTGTGTTTTTTAAGTCGTTTTCTAGTCGGCGTAGTCAGAGTAAATTTTTCTGAGCTTCGTAGACGTACTTGAAAGGTGAGCTGGGTCTTTTGATTTTTTGAAAATTAATGTCTGCTTTTAATTCAAGAAGGCTAGCGAGAGCAGCTCCTCCTGATGAGATTACTCTAGCAGTCTCTGGTAATGCTAGTTGACCTGTTGCTACCCAAGCCGTTACCGCTGCCCCGGTTGCTTTCGTTAGTCCAAAGTTGAGAGAGGCCTTAAGATTGGTGAGATACATAGGGAATTTCCATTCCCTGCAAACACTAGCTAAGTCAGCGCATGACTTATCAAGTTCCGACAATTTTCGATCAAGTTCTTCCTTGATATCGGTTGAGGCTTCAATCTCTCTGGTTAATGATTCTATATGCCATCTAAAAGCCAAAAGCTCATCGCGTCGTTTTTGTCTGAAGCTGAGGATTTCTGCTAGAGGGACGTCGGGGGCAGGTGCAGGCATGGCGTTATAAAGTTGGAGAGAGGTTCCGCCTTTTGAAATCGAAAATCCGCTCTCTACTAGAATAGAGTTTTCACCTCCTCCCAAACTCCACATCCCGGAATGACTTTTTTCGTATTCAATTAGAGTAAGGCTAGGGAGCTTTGCTAATGCCTGGCCGAATTCTCCGAATAAATTAAATTTGGGTGTGTATAGTACCCCGGAATCTATCAGGAATTGCATGTCCTGATCTGGAGCTATATGGATGATGTTGCTGGTCGGCATGGATAGCCGGTCCCAATAAAGTAGCGATGCTCTGAGTTCTTGTGCGTTTAATTGGCTGGATTCTAGTTTAATAGTGGATCCATCGATTTTAATTGGTGCATTAATAATCAAACCGCGAAGAGTGTCGATTCTTGGTTTGCCATAATGTGGATCCGTTTGTTTCCGATGCTTAGCTTCGCCCATGTTGCCACCTAGTATTATTTTTTAACTGTATACACTCAAAGCTTTGCAGCTCTTAGAGGTTAAGTCACGCACTGGCCGCCTCACTATCAGATTTTGTATCGCATAGCGTAAGAAAAATTGGTGTAGTTCGGTAGAGCTTATCATGGGAGATGTAGGAACGCTTAAAGTTTATATAGCTAATCGTTATGGGCGCCTGGCTGGACCGTCAAACAAGGGAGGTTGGGGGGCTGGCGAGGGTGGTGGCAAAAATGGGGCAAACCATACGCTAATCTATGCAGCTTAATGCCAGTTGAGCTATCCGTGACTTGTCAAGAAAGCCCTACAGCTCATGTTATTCGGGGCTGTAGGGCTTTTTTGCGTTAGCACTTCAACATAGTCGACGTGTTACTCAGTGTCGGCAATCTTTTCGCCGACGATGGTCATTTTTAATTGAGGTTGTCCGACCACCACGCCATCCAAGTGTAGCTTCCCTCTTTTGTAGTCCACTGCGCCTTTGGCCTCCAGAACGTAGTTGTCAATGCCAACGACATTGGTGTTGCCTGACTTCCATTTCGAGATCGTGAACTGCGATTGAAATTCGCCTGAATGTGTAGGTACTTTGCCCCGGTACAGATAGTGAGCATCGCCACCATTCGCTGAGCCATCCTTCACAACCACGATTCCATCACCGTAGTCGCCTGTGTTGGCCTTGAACTTGACGTAAAAAATGCCTTGAGACATCGCGCTGCTCCAGCTTGGGATTGAGAAATGAGGATAGGATCCAATCACCATCTCGCAAGGATCAGGTTGTAACAAATTGCATTAGGAGGTCGTGAGCGATTTTGATAGGGCAGCATAGGAGGGCGGATCTTGGCTGTGTCGCGGATTGGCATTCGCTACTGCAACACCGACCATCGGCGAGGAAAGGCCGAGGTGAGCGGCGAGCTGGTGATCATGAACTGAAAGCCTTCAGCGTTGGAGGGCTGTTTTGCTGAAAATGGCCGATAGTCACGTTTGGTAGGGGTGGAGTCTCGTCGAACTGCTGGCGTCTGTTTCTATTCGTTCTGAGTCTGAGAAAATCAGGAACAGACACCTTAACAGACACCTAGTTGAAGCGGAGAAGGCTGGAGGCTTTGAAAATAGTGGAGCGGGTGAAGGGAATCGAACCCTCGTTATCAGCTTGGGAAGTTGATCTCATCTAGTGAGACACCCTCTGTAATCCGAACTGAGAGTGATTTGGCAGCTTTTTGTTGTAATTCTTGGCCCCTAGCCGCAGTCCATTGCCTTTAGTCTGGTTATACGTTGACTTATGTGGCTGGAGAGAAATTGTTATGTGGCTCCGAGATGTCCTACAGTACTAATGCGTTTCTTAAAAATTTAGAGTTGGATATTTGTTGTGTACATGTCTGTGTCTAAAGCTGCTTATGTCAATTTGATAGTAAATTAATTTCTAGATGGTCTAAGTTGTTGTTAGTTGAGGGCTACAGTGATTGATGAGGTTGTAGGTTTGTTAGTGTGGAGTTTGCTGTCTGCCTTTATGGTAGATTGGTCTAGATTGAAGAAGTGTGTTGGCAGGTTGTTGGAGTATAGATAGAGGTGAAAGCCTTGTTTTAGATTTTTGGTTAAATTCTAAGGAGATAAGTATGACGATCTGCGATGATGCCCGTAAAGCTGGTATCGATAAAATAGATGCTGCATTAAATCCATTGATTGATGAGGTTGCAACTATAATAGCTAATATGACGGAGTTGGGGGCGGATCCGAGAAAGTTTTATGATTTAAAAAATAAAAAGCTGATTGATTTGGTCTCTATGCTTTCGGATTTGGGAGTGCAGAAAAACAATCAAATAAATGAAGTTAACGAAAAGGTTGATAGCGATTGCCAGGGGCAAATGGATTTTCTTCAGAGTGTTCTTGACTTGGTTATAGCGAGCTATACAAAAGGCCTATCAGTGATCCTGCCCGAATACATGACGCATATTGATGTGGCAGAAATACTCAGTGGGAAACCATTGGGTGGCCCTAATAGCGTGTTCAATCAAGTGCGGGATGGTATTTTTAATACAATTGGGATCGGAGAGGATAACGATTTGCGAAAGGTTTATACAAATCCAGTCGAAACAGCGAAAGGGGCTGCGAATGGGGCACTTGAACGTGCAGGATTGCCATTCCGTTTCTAAAGACGTAGGAATGCTATTAATTAAGTGATGAGGGCATGGCTAAGCTCAACATTTCATGTCGTTGTGGAGATGGGCTGTAGCCCTCCATTTAGGTTTTACTCAATCCACCCACATTACCTAAGTGCTGT
Proteins encoded in this window:
- a CDS encoding DUF6236 family protein; the encoded protein is MGEAKHRKQTDPHYGKPRIDTLRGLIINAPIKIDGSTIKLESSQLNAQELRASLLYWDRLSMPTSNIIHIAPDQDMQFLIDSGVLYTPKFNLFGEFGQALAKLPSLTLIEYEKSHSGMWSLGGGENSILVESGFSISKGGTSLQLYNAMPAPAPDVPLAEILSFRQKRRDELLAFRWHIESLTREIEASTDIKEELDRKLSELDKSCADLASVCREWKFPMYLTNLKASLNFGLTKATGAAVTAWVATGQLALPETARVISSGGAALASLLELKADINFQKIKRPSSPFKYVYEAQKNLL
- a CDS encoding GrlR family regulatory protein codes for the protein MSQGIFYVKFKANTGDYGDGIVVVKDGSANGGDAHYLYRGKVPTHSGEFQSQFTISKWKSGNTNVVGIDNYVLEAKGAVDYKRGKLHLDGVVVGQPQLKMTIVGEKIADTE